In Pseudomonas sp. Leaf58, one DNA window encodes the following:
- a CDS encoding phage tail protein yields MSTPLQPVITKAGLAAILRADNTGIAAQITHIALGTSGYTPSADQKSLVAQTAKYPIAGGERLSSTLLHLTALADGDRAFWVREIGFLLSDGTLLAVWSDSSTPLAYKSADTDLLLAYDLSLAALPADSVTIVSNEAGLSLSLAGPLAAQAQALIAEQLRGLQRQDQLDQQGQWQRVAGEQLSRLLSRMSDVERRQDADREGLASGVTSNAAAVIADQLRGLQQQDQLDAQGEVSRRAGVVLDNHTQRLQAVELRQDNDREGLLSLSICNAAAVIALQTLVSKNTFGA; encoded by the coding sequence ATGAGTACCCCGTTACAACCTGTGATCACCAAGGCGGGGCTGGCGGCGATCCTGCGGGCCGATAACACCGGCATCGCGGCGCAGATCACCCACATTGCCCTTGGCACATCCGGCTACACGCCGTCAGCCGACCAGAAAAGCCTGGTTGCGCAAACGGCCAAGTATCCGATTGCCGGCGGCGAGCGCCTGAGCAGCACCTTGCTACACCTGACCGCCCTTGCCGATGGCGACCGCGCTTTTTGGGTGCGGGAAATCGGCTTTCTGCTGAGCGACGGCACCCTGTTGGCGGTGTGGTCCGATTCATCCACCCCACTGGCCTACAAGTCGGCGGATACCGACTTGCTGCTGGCCTACGACCTTTCGCTGGCAGCGCTGCCGGCGGATAGCGTGACGATTGTCAGCAACGAGGCCGGCCTGAGCCTGAGCTTGGCCGGGCCGCTGGCTGCGCAGGCGCAGGCATTGATTGCCGAGCAGCTGCGCGGCCTGCAGCGACAGGATCAGCTCGACCAGCAAGGCCAGTGGCAGCGCGTGGCGGGGGAGCAGCTTTCCCGCTTGCTGTCGCGCATGTCGGACGTGGAGCGCCGGCAAGATGCCGACCGCGAAGGCCTGGCCAGCGGCGTCACCAGCAATGCCGCTGCAGTGATTGCTGATCAGTTGCGTGGCCTGCAGCAGCAGGACCAGTTGGACGCCCAGGGCGAGGTATCGCGCCGGGCTGGTGTGGTTCTCGACAACCATACGCAGCGCCTGCAAGCCGTAGAGCTTCGCCAAGACAACGACCGTGAAGGCTTGTTGAGCCTTTCAATCTGTAACGCAGCGGCCGTCATTGCGCTGCAAACCCTCGTAAGCAAAAACACCTTTGGAGCATAA
- a CDS encoding phage tail assembly protein — protein sequence MAKPLPKFIKLEADRVTVTLTSPAQFNGVQQDTISLRAPTVRDIRNSTQTSDGDDEQRELNLFASLADVHVKDLEGLTYKDYNRLATGYNFLVRDDEL from the coding sequence ATGGCCAAGCCACTGCCAAAGTTCATCAAACTGGAAGCTGACCGCGTCACCGTAACGCTGACCAGCCCGGCCCAGTTCAACGGTGTCCAGCAGGACACCATTTCCCTGCGGGCGCCGACCGTGCGTGATATTCGCAATTCGACCCAAACCTCGGACGGTGACGACGAGCAGCGCGAGCTGAACCTGTTTGCCTCCCTGGCCGATGTTCACGTCAAAGACCTGGAGGGCCTCACCTACAAGGACTACAACCGCCTGGCGACCGGTTACAACTTTTTGGTGCGAGACGACGAGCTTTAA
- a CDS encoding phage tail sheath family protein encodes MAGFFHGVTVTNVDTGARNVSLPSSSIIGLVDTFTEGAGATAKAGDLVLITNEREAVAAFGAASAITKACQAIYARSKAVIVATGVAKVVDPAAQTSGIIGGVQASGKRTGLQALLDGKSRFNAQPRLIVAPKHSATQAVATAMDSIAGKLRAIGIIDGPGTTDEAATTYAKLFGSKRLYMVDPGVQFWDTTSGASGATVDAPASAWAAGMFAYTDSEYGFWSSPSNKEFVGITGTTRAIEYLDGDETCRANLLNNANIATIIRDDGFRLWGNRTLSSDSKWAFVTRVRTMDMVMDAILYGHKWAVDRGITSTYIRDVTEGLQAFMRDLKAQGAIINFEVYADPVLNSASQLEQGKVYWNIRFTDVPPAENPNFRIEVTNQWLTEVLDQVA; translated from the coding sequence ATGGCTGGATTCTTTCACGGCGTTACCGTAACGAACGTCGACACCGGCGCGCGCAACGTCTCGCTGCCATCGTCCTCGATCATTGGCTTGGTCGACACCTTCACAGAAGGCGCCGGCGCCACGGCCAAGGCCGGCGACCTGGTACTGATCACCAACGAGCGCGAGGCGGTCGCCGCATTCGGCGCGGCCTCGGCCATCACCAAGGCCTGCCAGGCCATCTATGCCCGCTCCAAGGCGGTGATTGTCGCCACCGGCGTGGCCAAGGTGGTCGACCCGGCGGCGCAGACTTCCGGGATCATTGGCGGCGTGCAGGCCAGCGGCAAGCGTACTGGCCTGCAGGCGCTGCTCGATGGTAAGAGCCGTTTCAATGCGCAGCCGCGATTGATCGTTGCGCCGAAGCACAGTGCAACCCAGGCGGTGGCTACGGCCATGGATTCGATTGCTGGCAAGCTGCGCGCCATCGGCATCATCGACGGCCCCGGCACCACTGACGAAGCGGCCACCACCTACGCCAAGCTGTTCGGCTCCAAGCGCCTGTACATGGTCGATCCAGGTGTGCAGTTCTGGGACACCACTTCCGGCGCCTCTGGTGCGACGGTAGACGCGCCGGCCTCGGCCTGGGCGGCGGGCATGTTTGCTTACACCGATAGCGAATACGGTTTCTGGTCGTCGCCGTCGAACAAGGAGTTTGTCGGCATCACCGGCACCACCCGCGCAATCGAGTACCTGGACGGCGACGAGACTTGTCGGGCCAACCTGCTCAATAACGCCAATATCGCGACCATCATCCGCGACGACGGTTTCCGTCTGTGGGGCAACCGCACGCTGTCGAGCGATTCTAAATGGGCGTTCGTCACCCGCGTGAGGACCATGGACATGGTCATGGACGCGATCCTGTACGGCCACAAGTGGGCGGTGGACCGGGGCATTACCTCGACCTACATCCGCGATGTGACCGAGGGCCTGCAAGCCTTCATGCGCGATCTGAAAGCCCAGGGCGCAATCATCAACTTCGAGGTCTACGCGGACCCAGTGCTCAACTCGGCCAGCCAGCTGGAGCAGGGCAAGGTGTACTGGAACATCCGCTTCACCGACGTTCCGCCGGCGGAAAACCCGAACTTCCGCATCGAAGTCACCAACCAGTGGTTGACCGAAGTCCTCGACCAAGTCGCGTAA
- a CDS encoding DUF1565 domain-containing protein, producing the protein MSLESDVANLVTQTNSLLSYFQTRKAGIDAAVAAAIAAAPETSRSWYVDPVNGLDTNKGTQAEPFKTINKAIAVTPPSGVCTAYIMDDYDMPAGIGSLNSVLIMIGVAKNGVRPKLKPKYVTSTDANSVTTTNMTGFNMYLASNLISIRDMDIYLPSPAGLNPAPNNARAGSFFRGFSSVNVPTVFNVSLENVAVTMAADWFGNFIGVTSSSVVLATTNVSFPSGFAGRYVSNVAAGALVKDLGHVMSNLASL; encoded by the coding sequence ATGAGTCTCGAATCTGATGTAGCCAACCTGGTCACGCAAACCAACTCGCTGCTTTCCTATTTCCAAACCCGAAAGGCGGGCATTGATGCTGCTGTCGCGGCCGCTATCGCCGCAGCGCCAGAAACCTCGCGCTCTTGGTATGTCGACCCGGTCAACGGTCTGGACACCAACAAGGGCACCCAGGCCGAGCCGTTCAAGACCATCAACAAGGCTATCGCGGTTACCCCGCCCAGCGGCGTCTGCACGGCGTACATCATGGACGACTACGACATGCCGGCCGGTATCGGCTCGCTGAACTCGGTGCTGATCATGATCGGGGTAGCGAAAAACGGTGTACGGCCGAAGCTCAAGCCCAAGTACGTCACCAGTACTGATGCCAACAGCGTCACCACCACCAACATGACCGGCTTCAACATGTACCTCGCGTCGAATCTGATTTCGATTCGAGACATGGATATCTACTTGCCGTCGCCTGCAGGGCTAAACCCGGCGCCGAACAACGCCCGTGCCGGCTCGTTCTTCCGTGGTTTCTCTAGCGTGAACGTGCCGACCGTCTTCAACGTGTCCCTGGAAAACGTGGCCGTCACCATGGCTGCGGACTGGTTCGGCAACTTCATCGGCGTTACGTCGAGCAGCGTGGTTCTGGCGACCACCAACGTATCGTTCCCAAGCGGTTTCGCTGGTCGCTACGTCAGCAACGTGGCCGCCGGCGCCCTGGTGAAAGACCTGGGCCATGTCATGTCTAACCTCGCTTCCCTGTAA
- a CDS encoding phage tail tape measure protein produces MASRLALSLVIGGAVASSVGAAFKTVENGIQKLEAKGNRAKVLKSTIGETIKLREEWKRAHDSGAAGADKLLRKLDSNLDALRKQGVEVGRLSREYQRLGREAKSADLQLKGHQQLQAGKASLKSNIGQAVVATGMAAVPTMISANYQAVIRDIAIKADIVNKPEERQLTRTVIDTAKDTGMSRNDVADLVNQLVGAGMELDKALSYAPVAAKFAIGQGSSGVDTASMIQALQQNAKINDPKVMQQALEAIAYQGQAGSFEASDMAKWFPQLLAGMEKNGITGLDAVTSLGSMLQVQMKTAGSSDEAANNFKNWMEKIGSSDVVKAYKDAGIDYQGSLNTGLQKGMNVIEASMALAMKYVEATDPAKAKKIEAAKAKIDKEVDPEKAKAALDALEKTLRTGDIFADMQVKAALTAYGQNRGLYEELKADSQKASGILDKNLAERRETSAQQWAETVQAADDAMRSIGDAIRPATDMAAKGLTAVARGITSLSDSFPAIVAGITGTVAAILALKTASSAFKIGRGVLNLARGRGLERMAGRAGRGDRTPIELPKTGSKVVDTGLGLLGKVFGATPTDAAPANDSLAGRDDTQRVFVVNTDAFSGIGSSVTNSAPAAPARGSRRARRRARRREARQAPPARSGVKVEAPKPPPVKPAIPAAAPKVVTGVEDLGRVARSVRGVTRLAKRLPGGNVVDAGAAAIDVAMNASSQDEKAEGYGGAAGSLAGTLAGAAAGAAIGSVVPVIGTAVGGAIGAVLGGMGGESLGGWLGKRWFGDEQPELEARAKPESPPAPEEAVRVSLAPAQKDKPTPKVDTSAPLPAAAKAAVLAPIVIDNREPATRSVPAAPVPALGDTVRNVPAEPEVSYEPLNPASKDPYLVPALTANKVRFPGAPLVRPPAQPEPQPEVEPIEQELPRLGDTVRAVATPTPAEPEVSYDPLDPAPKDPYLVPALTASKVRFPGAPLVRPPAQPAPQAEGVPIAQEPPAKLGKTVRAEAVSAPVQPEPAVEPEPAPALQELPRLGDTVKAVATPTPVEPEVSYDPVDPASRDPYLVPALTASKVRFPGAPLVRPLAQPDPMPEPVLQEAPKLGSSVRAVSAPAPTEPAVSYDPRDPESKDPYLLPALTANKVHFPGAGLVPPQAQPQPAPATSPVKLGETVREVPAKSAPAPVMINSSERRPAADRASPPAVPQLAALPAGFGDVVRDMVAKSAPVPPRMPEVAQPAKVAAPGAVSAPKVDQAFSFSPNIKIDVQGDVKDPSQVVREIESPLRQLFEAWQREASARMTSAQLFDQPHV; encoded by the coding sequence ATGGCAAGCAGGCTAGCGTTATCGCTGGTGATCGGGGGCGCTGTCGCCTCATCGGTAGGTGCAGCGTTCAAGACGGTCGAGAACGGCATCCAGAAACTGGAGGCCAAAGGCAACAGGGCCAAGGTGCTGAAGAGCACCATTGGCGAAACCATCAAGCTGCGCGAAGAGTGGAAGCGCGCGCACGACAGCGGCGCGGCAGGTGCAGACAAGCTGCTCCGCAAGCTGGACAGCAATCTGGATGCCTTGCGCAAGCAGGGCGTCGAGGTTGGTCGCCTAAGCCGCGAGTATCAGCGGCTGGGGCGTGAGGCGAAGAGCGCCGATCTGCAACTCAAGGGTCACCAGCAGCTGCAGGCGGGCAAGGCCTCGCTGAAGTCGAACATTGGCCAGGCTGTGGTTGCCACGGGCATGGCCGCAGTGCCGACTATGATCAGCGCGAATTATCAAGCGGTCATCCGTGACATTGCGATCAAGGCCGACATCGTCAACAAGCCGGAGGAGCGGCAGCTTACACGGACGGTGATCGACACAGCCAAAGACACAGGGATGTCACGCAACGATGTGGCTGACCTGGTCAACCAGCTGGTCGGCGCAGGTATGGAGCTGGACAAGGCGCTGTCCTATGCGCCGGTCGCGGCCAAGTTCGCGATTGGCCAGGGGTCTTCGGGTGTCGACACCGCGTCGATGATCCAGGCGCTGCAGCAGAACGCCAAAATCAACGATCCGAAGGTCATGCAGCAGGCGCTGGAGGCTATTGCCTACCAAGGCCAGGCGGGCAGCTTCGAGGCCAGCGACATGGCCAAGTGGTTCCCGCAACTGCTGGCCGGCATGGAGAAAAACGGGATCACCGGGCTAGACGCGGTGACCTCGCTCGGCTCGATGCTGCAAGTCCAGATGAAGACCGCCGGCAGTTCGGACGAAGCGGCGAACAACTTCAAGAACTGGATGGAGAAGATCGGTTCCAGCGACGTGGTCAAGGCCTACAAGGACGCTGGCATTGATTATCAGGGCTCGCTCAACACCGGCCTGCAGAAGGGCATGAACGTCATTGAGGCGTCCATGGCCCTGGCCATGAAGTACGTCGAGGCGACCGACCCCGCGAAGGCTAAGAAGATCGAGGCGGCCAAGGCCAAAATCGACAAGGAAGTCGACCCCGAAAAAGCCAAGGCTGCACTGGACGCTCTGGAAAAGACCCTGCGCACCGGCGACATCTTCGCCGACATGCAGGTCAAGGCGGCGCTCACTGCTTATGGGCAGAACAGGGGGCTGTATGAGGAACTCAAGGCCGACTCGCAAAAGGCTTCGGGCATCCTCGACAAAAACCTGGCCGAGCGCCGTGAAACCTCGGCGCAGCAGTGGGCCGAGACGGTCCAGGCGGCTGACGACGCAATGCGCAGCATTGGCGACGCTATCCGTCCTGCAACTGATATGGCGGCGAAAGGCCTGACAGCGGTCGCCCGTGGCATCACCTCGCTGTCTGACAGCTTCCCGGCTATCGTCGCGGGCATTACCGGCACCGTGGCGGCCATCCTCGCACTCAAGACTGCGTCCAGCGCGTTCAAGATCGGGCGTGGTGTGTTGAATCTCGCGCGAGGTCGAGGCCTGGAGAGGATGGCCGGCCGGGCAGGGCGTGGCGATCGTACGCCCATTGAGCTGCCTAAGACGGGCAGCAAAGTGGTCGATACCGGCCTTGGCCTGCTGGGTAAGGTGTTTGGAGCAACGCCGACGGATGCGGCGCCTGCGAACGACTCGCTAGCAGGCAGGGATGATACGCAGCGGGTGTTCGTGGTCAATACCGATGCATTCAGCGGGATCGGCAGTAGCGTCACAAACAGCGCGCCTGCAGCACCTGCCCGTGGTAGTCGTAGAGCCCGGCGTCGGGCTCGCAGACGAGAGGCAAGGCAAGCGCCCCCAGCCCGGTCCGGTGTGAAAGTTGAGGCCCCTAAGCCGCCACCGGTGAAGCCAGCTATTCCTGCTGCTGCGCCGAAGGTGGTGACCGGGGTTGAAGATTTGGGCAGGGTTGCTCGCTCGGTGCGTGGCGTTACGCGTCTTGCCAAGCGACTGCCTGGTGGGAATGTGGTGGACGCCGGTGCCGCTGCGATCGATGTCGCGATGAATGCCAGTTCTCAAGATGAGAAGGCAGAGGGGTACGGAGGTGCAGCTGGCAGCCTTGCGGGAACACTCGCAGGCGCGGCTGCTGGAGCGGCCATTGGATCGGTGGTACCGGTCATAGGGACGGCAGTAGGCGGCGCCATCGGTGCTGTACTGGGTGGAATGGGTGGCGAGTCGCTCGGCGGGTGGCTGGGCAAGCGCTGGTTTGGCGATGAGCAACCCGAGCTCGAAGCCAGGGCGAAGCCGGAAAGTCCGCCAGCGCCTGAGGAGGCGGTACGTGTATCCCTGGCACCGGCTCAAAAGGACAAGCCAACCCCCAAGGTTGATACCTCGGCCCCGTTACCAGCAGCGGCAAAGGCTGCTGTCTTAGCGCCGATAGTGATCGACAACCGTGAACCTGCCACCCGGTCAGTGCCGGCGGCGCCGGTACCGGCACTAGGTGACACGGTGCGCAACGTGCCAGCCGAGCCTGAGGTGTCGTATGAACCGCTCAACCCGGCGTCTAAAGATCCTTACCTGGTGCCCGCGCTGACGGCCAACAAGGTCCGTTTCCCAGGTGCGCCTCTGGTGCGGCCACCGGCGCAGCCCGAACCTCAACCTGAGGTCGAGCCGATCGAGCAGGAACTGCCGAGGTTGGGCGACACGGTGCGAGCCGTGGCCACCCCGACCCCGGCTGAGCCTGAAGTGTCGTATGACCCGCTCGACCCGGCGCCCAAAGATCCGTACCTGGTGCCCGCGCTGACGGCCAGCAAGGTGCGTTTCCCTGGTGCGCCACTTGTACGGCCGCCGGCGCAACCGGCGCCTCAAGCCGAAGGCGTGCCGATCGCGCAGGAGCCGCCAGCGAAACTGGGCAAGACGGTGCGAGCCGAGGCCGTTTCGGCTCCGGTACAACCTGAGCCAGCAGTCGAGCCTGAACCGGCACCGGCGCTGCAGGAACTGCCGAGGTTGGGCGACACGGTAAAAGCCGTGGCCACTCCGACCCCGGTCGAGCCTGAAGTGTCGTATGACCCGGTCGACCCGGCGTCCAGGGACCCGTATCTGGTCCCGGCATTGACGGCAAGTAAGGTTCGCTTCCCTGGTGCGCCGCTGGTGCGGCCCCTGGCGCAGCCTGACCCTATGCCTGAACCTGTGCTGCAGGAAGCACCGAAGCTAGGCAGCTCAGTGCGAGCCGTGTCTGCACCGGCGCCGACTGAGCCTGCGGTGTCGTACGACCCGCGCGACCCCGAGTCCAAGGACCCGTACCTGTTGCCGGCGTTGACGGCCAACAAGGTGCATTTCCCCGGCGCAGGCCTGGTGCCACCGCAAGCCCAACCGCAACCGGCGCCGGCAACGTCGCCGGTGAAGCTGGGCGAAACGGTGCGCGAGGTTCCGGCTAAATCGGCACCGGCGCCTGTGATGATCAACAGCAGCGAGCGTAGGCCCGCCGCTGATCGTGCGTCACCGCCAGCTGTCCCCCAGTTGGCAGCCTTGCCGGCCGGTTTCGGTGATGTGGTGCGGGACATGGTGGCCAAGTCGGCACCCGTGCCACCTCGGATGCCCGAAGTGGCTCAACCAGCCAAAGTGGCTGCGCCTGGTGCGGTATCGGCGCCGAAGGTGGATCAGGCGTTTTCGTTCTCGCCCAACATCAAGATCGATGTGCAGGGCGATGTGAAAGACCCGTCGCAGGTTGTCCGTGAAATCGAGTCGCCACTGCGCCAGCTGTTTGAGGCATGGCAGCGCGAAGCATCAGCGCGCATGACTTCGGCTCAACTGTTCGATCAACCGCATGTTTAA
- a CDS encoding tail protein X — protein sequence MATTCRTSDGDLLDVICQHHYGNLNGTVEAVLDANPDLAREAQPYRAGLLVLLPDLSVPAVELLQLFD from the coding sequence ATGGCAACGACCTGCAGAACGTCTGACGGGGATCTGCTCGATGTGATCTGTCAGCACCATTACGGAAATCTCAATGGCACGGTCGAAGCAGTGCTCGATGCCAACCCGGATTTGGCCAGGGAGGCACAGCCGTACCGTGCCGGCCTGCTGGTGTTGCTGCCCGATCTGTCGGTGCCGGCAGTCGAACTCCTGCAGCTGTTCGACTGA
- a CDS encoding phage major tail tube protein: MAMIPEILANMNLFVDGVSFQGDVPSLTLPKLTLKMEEHRPGGMDMPIEMDVGMEKMESNFTTTGVRKESLKFFGLADGNAFNGTFRGSFKGQKGETKAVIVTQRGTLKELDMGDWKPGDKAELKHAVALTYYKLEVGGEVIYEIDPAGMKRVINGVDQLAGQRRDLGL, from the coding sequence ATGGCAATGATTCCCGAAATTCTGGCCAACATGAACCTGTTTGTGGATGGGGTCAGCTTCCAGGGCGACGTGCCCAGCCTGACCTTGCCCAAGCTCACACTCAAGATGGAAGAGCACCGCCCGGGTGGCATGGACATGCCTATCGAGATGGACGTGGGCATGGAGAAGATGGAGTCCAACTTCACCACCACTGGCGTGCGTAAAGAGTCACTGAAGTTCTTCGGCCTGGCTGACGGCAACGCTTTCAACGGCACTTTCCGTGGCTCGTTCAAGGGCCAGAAAGGTGAAACAAAGGCAGTCATCGTCACCCAGCGCGGCACCCTGAAAGAGCTGGATATGGGCGATTGGAAGCCAGGCGACAAGGCCGAGCTGAAGCACGCTGTGGCCTTGACCTATTACAAGCTGGAGGTCGGCGGCGAGGTCATCTACGAGATCGACCCGGCCGGCATGAAGCGCGTCATCAATGGCGTCGACCAGCTCGCCGGCCAGCGCCGAGACCTCGGCCTGTAG
- a CDS encoding phage tail protein, protein MAYMEQLESSLSGLVSAGEAGRKGVDGMLSPLNSAVGSITGAASELENIPFVGPEAGAKLGRIVRSINVAQSQVGQVASMYSRAVTGAAQVQERLGTFKQMAAKVTAQAGRVAGLVSPSLSNVLPTGGLLRSATPLPESVAPYPHLLIIQPHDPKKQPYYFNLGTAAFDELRRQTSFRWAGQERLRRSVAQQAVGLGEEKITLKGAIFPHHKGGIKQLSVLRSIGRNLQALKLVTGYGEVLGDWCLLNIEEEQSHLLAGGIPRKQGFNLEFVSYGNDLQNV, encoded by the coding sequence ATGGCCTACATGGAGCAGCTGGAGTCCTCCCTGTCCGGACTGGTTTCAGCGGGTGAGGCCGGTCGCAAGGGGGTGGACGGCATGCTGTCCCCACTCAATAGCGCGGTCGGCAGCATCACGGGTGCCGCGTCGGAGCTGGAAAACATTCCATTCGTGGGGCCTGAGGCGGGTGCGAAGCTTGGCCGGATAGTGCGCAGTATCAACGTGGCACAGTCTCAGGTGGGGCAGGTGGCGTCGATGTATAGCCGAGCAGTCACCGGCGCCGCTCAGGTACAGGAGCGGCTCGGCACCTTCAAGCAGATGGCGGCCAAGGTCACGGCCCAGGCCGGCCGAGTGGCGGGGTTGGTCAGTCCGTCGCTGTCCAATGTGTTGCCTACCGGCGGCCTATTGCGCTCTGCCACTCCGCTACCTGAGTCGGTTGCGCCATACCCGCACCTCCTGATCATCCAGCCACACGACCCAAAGAAGCAGCCGTATTACTTCAACCTGGGCACGGCAGCATTTGACGAGTTGCGGCGTCAGACCTCGTTCCGTTGGGCTGGCCAGGAGCGTCTGCGCCGAAGTGTGGCCCAGCAGGCAGTTGGCTTGGGTGAGGAAAAGATCACACTTAAGGGTGCGATCTTCCCCCACCACAAGGGCGGCATCAAGCAACTGAGCGTGCTGCGTAGCATCGGTCGCAACCTGCAAGCATTGAAGCTGGTCACGGGTTATGGCGAGGTGCTGGGCGATTGGTGCCTGCTCAATATTGAAGAAGAGCAAAGTCACCTGCTGGCGGGTGGCATCCCCCGTAAACAGGGCTTCAACCTGGAGTTTGTGAGCTATGGCAACGACCTGCAGAACGTCTGA
- a CDS encoding baseplate J/gp47 family protein, giving the protein MIDLSLLPPPDVVETLDFETLYQEIVGIFRSHMGDQWTALLESEPVVKLMEVMAYRELLMRARVNSAAKASLLAYAKRADLDNRAADYGVQRLTIRAADPDAVPPVEAVMEDDEALRYRTRLSLEALSVAGSRGAYEYHGLTASAELANVSVDSPRFSGVALDAAVKALLPAGAIVVVCDYDAGLDKPLPGDVSLAILPRLDSTSLPAQLVATVQAALSAESVRPVTDRPRVQTGAPTDFKVQAVLHVEAGPDPAVVKATARKGLDAAIAEARSLEGQLPLSAIYAALHVTGISQVDLVHPTAGIACDKRHYPNCTSIMLTTQVAT; this is encoded by the coding sequence ATGATTGACCTGTCTTTGCTACCCCCGCCCGATGTGGTGGAAACCCTGGACTTTGAGACGCTGTATCAGGAGATCGTAGGCATTTTCCGCAGCCATATGGGCGACCAGTGGACGGCGCTGTTGGAGTCTGAACCGGTCGTCAAGCTGATGGAGGTCATGGCCTACCGCGAGCTGCTGATGCGGGCGCGGGTCAACTCGGCGGCCAAGGCCAGCTTGTTGGCTTATGCCAAGCGTGCCGACCTGGACAACCGCGCCGCCGATTACGGTGTGCAGCGGTTGACCATTCGCGCGGCCGATCCTGATGCGGTGCCGCCGGTGGAGGCCGTTATGGAAGACGACGAGGCGCTGCGCTATCGCACGCGGCTGTCGCTTGAGGCGCTGTCCGTTGCCGGCAGCCGTGGCGCATATGAGTACCACGGCCTGACCGCCTCGGCCGAGTTGGCCAACGTGTCGGTCGATTCGCCCCGGTTTTCCGGGGTGGCGCTCGACGCCGCAGTTAAAGCGTTGCTGCCGGCCGGGGCCATTGTGGTGGTCTGTGACTACGACGCCGGACTGGATAAGCCACTGCCCGGCGACGTGTCGCTGGCCATTCTGCCAAGGCTGGATAGCACTTCGCTGCCGGCCCAACTGGTGGCCACGGTACAGGCGGCGTTGTCGGCCGAGAGCGTGCGGCCGGTCACCGACCGACCGCGCGTGCAGACGGGCGCACCGACCGACTTCAAGGTGCAGGCCGTCCTGCACGTCGAAGCCGGGCCAGATCCGGCGGTGGTCAAAGCGACTGCCCGCAAAGGCCTGGACGCGGCCATTGCCGAGGCGCGAAGCCTGGAGGGGCAGTTGCCGCTGTCAGCGATCTATGCAGCGTTACACGTAACGGGCATTAGCCAGGTTGACCTGGTGCACCCGACTGCAGGTATCGCGTGTGACAAGCGGCATTACCCCAACTGCACGTCAATCATGCTGACCACGCAGGTGGCCACGTGA
- a CDS encoding phage tail protein I — protein sequence MSLLPHNATLLERSLEAASEQGIDPEIIRGIADSTRCPPDFLPWLGWAWKVEGWEAANNNAQRRELVREAIPVHKTKGTVGAIRRVLKAVRVNADFKEWHQIPNAAPYTFQVTAWANENREGEGSIISPQLGARLRALVDAAKNERSHYEFRLGARFDGGLLFANASRARGLQRLTVNAQAVQIDVAVQGLQFANATRSFGVSRRSVEALGVPINAESGFVVASATRALVVVRTTMEAVL from the coding sequence GTGAGCCTGCTGCCGCATAACGCCACGCTGCTGGAGCGCTCGCTGGAGGCGGCCAGCGAGCAAGGTATTGACCCGGAAATCATCCGGGGCATTGCCGACTCGACGCGCTGCCCGCCTGACTTCCTGCCGTGGCTCGGTTGGGCCTGGAAGGTAGAGGGCTGGGAGGCGGCCAACAACAACGCCCAGCGCCGCGAGCTGGTCCGCGAGGCGATTCCGGTTCACAAGACCAAGGGCACCGTCGGGGCGATCCGGCGGGTGCTTAAGGCGGTGCGGGTCAATGCGGATTTCAAGGAATGGCACCAGATCCCGAACGCGGCCCCGTACACGTTTCAGGTCACGGCCTGGGCGAACGAGAACCGCGAGGGGGAGGGCTCGATTATTTCGCCGCAGCTTGGGGCGCGTCTGCGCGCCCTGGTCGACGCGGCAAAGAACGAGCGCAGCCACTACGAGTTTCGCCTTGGCGCGCGCTTTGACGGCGGCCTGCTGTTTGCCAATGCCAGCCGAGCGCGCGGCCTGCAGCGCCTGACTGTGAATGCCCAGGCGGTGCAGATCGACGTTGCAGTGCAGGGCCTGCAGTTCGCCAATGCCACCCGGTCGTTCGGCGTGTCTCGGCGCTCTGTCGAGGCCCTGGGCGTTCCGATCAACGCTGAGTCGGGCTTTGTGGTCGCCAGTGCGACCCGTGCCCTAGTCGTCGTGCGTACCACGATGGAGGCTGTTCTATGA